The Aestuariibaculum lutulentum genome segment ATCTTTTTCTGAGGAATACGGTATCTGTCAATTTCATTGAAGTCTTGTAATAGAATTTGCGCCCATTTGGTAAAGACTTCAAAGGAATCGGCTTCTTCTTTAGGAGTTAATTCAAGATAGGTATTATAGAATTCGAAAAGTAATTCGGTATTCGAAACGGTTTTTAATCCGGAAAGTTCTTCGACAAATTCTTCAATACTTATAATTTCAGGAGCAAAAATAGTTTGCTTACAAACTTTATGAAGTTGGTGTTTTAAGAAGAGCCCGGCTCTTTTACTTGGTAAAACAAAGGTTAATTCTGAAAGATTTTTATTGTTGTCTTGTAAATCTTTTAGAACATCGAAAATAAACGTCGTCATTGGATAAAAATAAAAAACGCTCCGGATATCCGAAGCGTTTTTCTAAAACTTATTTGTAAAAAACTAGAATCTAGTTTTCTTATTTTATTAAGTTAATCTCAACACGTCTGTTGTTAGCTTTACCTGCAGCAGTTGAGTTTGTATCAATTGGTTTAGACTCGCCGTAACCTTGAGAAGAAAGTCTTGCTGCATCAATACCGTTGCTAGTTAAGTAATCTTTAACAGAGCTAGCTCTAGACTCAGATAATTTTTGGTTAAAAGACTCACTACCAACGCTGTCAGTGTGACCTTCAACTGTAAATTTAGCGTTAGGGTATTCTTTTAAGATAGCAACAATATCATCTAATACTTGAGCAGATTGAGATTTAATTGTTGATTTACCTGTATCGAATAAGATTGTTTTAGCGTAATCGTTAAGAGCTTTTTGTACAGCCTCAGTTACTTCAGGACAACCGTTGTTAGCAACAGTACCCACTTTGTCTGGACATAAATCATCTTTATCTAATACACCGTCACCGTCAGCATCAGCGTAAGGACATCCGTTGTTAGATGCAGGACCTGCTTCGTTAGGACAGTTATCTTCAGCATCTGTAACACCGTCACCGTCAGCATCTGGACATCCGTTTAATGAAGCTAAACCAGCAACTGTAGGACATTTATCGTCTTTATCTGCAATACCGTCACCGTCTGTATCAGGACAACCATTCATTTCAGCTGAACCAGCTTCGTTAGGACAATCGTCTTTGCTGTCTTCTATACCATCACCGTCTGTATCAGGACATCCGTTGAATTCTTTAGTACCAGCAACTTCAGGACAAGCATCGTCTTTATCGTAAATACCATCACCATCACTATCAGCTCCACCAAATTTGATTGAGATACCAGCAGTGTGTTGGAAATGTGTTTGTAAATAATCTTCGAAAGCGTGTTTGTAAGAAGATTGGAAAGTTAAACCGATGTTTTCGCTGAACCAAATGTTCAAACCAATAGTTCCGTTTAAAGTACCGGCACCGATTTCATCTACCCAAGTATAACCACCACCAACACCAAGATATGGATCGATAGTTGTTCCTTGTAAGAAGTTGTATTTAATTGTACCATCTACACCGTAGTATGATAAATCGTCAACTTCATTTACTTCTTCTGGATCTGATCCAGGAACGTCACCCCATTTTTCAATTTTGTTTAAAGATCCGGCAACACCAAAAGAGAATCCTCCTCCAATGTATTTAGATACCGAAATTGTAGATAATGAAGGTAAGATATTCCAGTGGTCATCTACATTGAAAAATTCATCGAAAATAGATTCACTAAATTGAGCATTGCCTACTACGCCATCACCAGAAGGGTAAGCGTCTACGCCATTTGCACCAATAGTAATCTGCCAAGGATTGTTTTTGTCTTGCGCATTCATGTTGCTGTAGCCTAGCACTAACAACATAGCGAACAATAATCTGCTAAGATTTTTCATATTCAAAAGTTTAATTTTTAAGTGTTAATCGTAAACAAATTTAAGTTGTTAAAATTTATTAACAAAATAAATATAATAAAAAAAGCCTCACATTGTGAGGCTTTTAAAAAAAAAGATGTAAGTTTTTTTATTTAGAAACTAGTGTGATTTTGATCTCACTTCTTCTGTTTTCAGCTCTACCTTCTTTAGTTTTGTTATCAGCAACTGGGTTGTTTTCACCAAAACCAACTGTAGAAACGTCTGCAGGAGCTACTCCAGTACTAGTTAAATAATCAGCAACAGCTTTAGCTCTTTTTTCAGATAATGTTTGGTTGTATGATTTAGGACCAACGTTATCTGCATAACCTTCAATAGTTAAGTTGTAGGTTTTGTCAGTTTTCTCAATTAAATCAGCAATCTTGTTTAATGTAATTTGATTGTCTGGAGTTAATCTAGCGCTATCAAATTCAAAGAAAATAGTTTTTGCAAGTGCATCGATTAATTCTTGAGTGTTATCTACAACAACTTCAGGACATCCGTTGTTAGATGCAGGACCAGCTTCGTTAGGACATTTATCGTCGATATCAACTACACCGTCACCATCAGAATCAGGACAACCGTTTAATTCTTTAGATCCAGCAGCATCAGGACATCTATCATCTTTATCAGCAACACCGTCACCGTCAGAATCAGGACAACCGTTTAATTCTTTTAAACCAGCAACTTCTGGGCACTCATCTTCGCTGTCTTGAACACCATCGTTATCGCTATCAGGACAACCATTGAATTCAGGTAAACCAGCAACTTCTGGACAAGCATCTTCGCTGTCTTTAATTCCATCTCCGTCAGTATCTTTGCCTCCAAATTTGTAAGCGATACCAACATTGTGTTGGAAGTGAGGGATTAAATAATCTTCGAAAGAGTGCTTGTAAGTAGATTGGAAGTTTAAAGCAACATTTTTCTTTTTAGTGAACCACCAGTTAAAACCAGCACCACCATTTAATGTTCCAGCTCCAACTGTGTCAATCCAAGAGTAACCTCCACCAATTTTTAAGAAAGGTTCGAAAGCACCTTCTGTGTTAAAGCTGTATTTGAAGAATCCATCAACACCATAGTATGAGAAGTCATCAATTTGTTTTCCTAAGTAAGTAGAAGCATCACCAACTTTTGAAATTTTGTTTACAGAACCAAAAACTCCAAAAGAGAAGTTTCCACCTAAGTAACGAGAAACCGTTAAAGAAGAAGGGTAAGGAGCAATGTTCCAGTGGTCTGTTGCGTTAAAGTATTCGTCAGTCCACCAGCTTTGGCCAGGGAAGTGAGAATCTCCAACATTTGTTGGATAAGTATCTACCGCATTTACACCAATCCCAATTAACCAACGGTTATTAGCATCCTGTGCTTGTAGGGTGCTTAAGCCTACAACAACTAAAGCGAAAAATAAAATAATTTTTTTCATGTGTCAGATTTGTTTGAACAATTTTTTAAGCTAGCAAATTTAAAGGTTTATAAAGTTTCTGAAACACGAATCTTTTTTTTTCGATTAAATGCATAAAAATCGCATGAAAGGTAAATTAGAGTTTATTTATAA includes the following:
- a CDS encoding OmpA family protein, yielding MKKIILFFALVVVGLSTLQAQDANNRWLIGIGVNAVDTYPTNVGDSHFPGQSWWTDEYFNATDHWNIAPYPSSLTVSRYLGGNFSFGVFGSVNKISKVGDASTYLGKQIDDFSYYGVDGFFKYSFNTEGAFEPFLKIGGGYSWIDTVGAGTLNGGAGFNWWFTKKKNVALNFQSTYKHSFEDYLIPHFQHNVGIAYKFGGKDTDGDGIKDSEDACPEVAGLPEFNGCPDSDNDGVQDSEDECPEVAGLKELNGCPDSDGDGVADKDDRCPDAAGSKELNGCPDSDGDGVVDIDDKCPNEAGPASNNGCPEVVVDNTQELIDALAKTIFFEFDSARLTPDNQITLNKIADLIEKTDKTYNLTIEGYADNVGPKSYNQTLSEKRAKAVADYLTSTGVAPADVSTVGFGENNPVADNKTKEGRAENRRSEIKITLVSK
- a CDS encoding OmpA family protein; amino-acid sequence: MKNLSRLLFAMLLVLGYSNMNAQDKNNPWQITIGANGVDAYPSGDGVVGNAQFSESIFDEFFNVDDHWNILPSLSTISVSKYIGGGFSFGVAGSLNKIEKWGDVPGSDPEEVNEVDDLSYYGVDGTIKYNFLQGTTIDPYLGVGGGYTWVDEIGAGTLNGTIGLNIWFSENIGLTFQSSYKHAFEDYLQTHFQHTAGISIKFGGADSDGDGIYDKDDACPEVAGTKEFNGCPDTDGDGIEDSKDDCPNEAGSAEMNGCPDTDGDGIADKDDKCPTVAGLASLNGCPDADGDGVTDAEDNCPNEAGPASNNGCPYADADGDGVLDKDDLCPDKVGTVANNGCPEVTEAVQKALNDYAKTILFDTGKSTIKSQSAQVLDDIVAILKEYPNAKFTVEGHTDSVGSESFNQKLSESRASSVKDYLTSNGIDAARLSSQGYGESKPIDTNSTAAGKANNRRVEINLIK